A region of Desulfonispora thiosulfatigenes DSM 11270 DNA encodes the following proteins:
- a CDS encoding dynamin family protein encodes MTQNINQQAKIKILKGKILAFYEYLLAQGDQDNAQKVKQLAGKLVKEEFAIAFCGHFSAGKSSMINRLVGENILPSSPIPTSANLVKVKEGDEYAKVFFKNEKPRLYRAPYDYKMVKNYCKDGDLIKEIEISYTDINLPSKTVIMDTPGIDSVDDAHRIATESALYLADLVFYVMDYNHVQSEVNFMFIKELTEAGKEVYLVINQVDKHSDKELSFTDFKISVAESFASWGVNPADIFYTSLKEEKHEHNQFQRLQDFLAERLEEKDTLLVKSIFHSLQKLLKDHFDLINKKNELMLKPFRDILNKLSSKEYEDLENSYNGLWQEKNDLIGAVEKAEQEFNSEVKRLLDSAYLMSFQTRELAQSYLESCQPGFKAGFLFRKQKTEEERQKRLDIFYQDTLIKTKSQVEWHLRNFLVNFLKDKRIENKELLAKIQDFHVNFSSQLLTSLVKGGAVLSNTTVMNYTTDVVSEIKSFAKNSLEELKDEILTSLQEKNEAVEARISEKLAGFKQYITAFEQVKKQESTEQAHRKKIEMLISNAEALEDERCHLFNIVEEEYEVVDGKTMIVQKILEKSNLPLKNSKNKELTSKVVSTPNKLALDESSDRMKQTSEKLNKTAQIIKDLPGFKKLASELEEKGNRLENKGFTVALFGAFSAGKSSFANALIGERVLPVSPNPMTAAINKIKPVNNKYQHGTVIIKVKEEVAMLEDINHALKLFEFHAESLNNALEIVENIDSKSGQQGASEKANFTFLQAFKRGFKTFKGQFGSVIETTMDEFGDYVAKEEKSCFVEWIDLYYDCSLTQRGITLVDTPGADSINARHTSVAFDYIKNSDAILFVTYYNHAFSKPDREFLIQLGRVKDSFQLDKMFFIINAIDLANNEEEKEEVIEYVHEHLIKYGVRKPNLYSLSSLHALKEKRKK; translated from the coding sequence ATGACTCAAAATATAAATCAGCAAGCAAAAATTAAGATACTAAAGGGAAAAATCTTAGCTTTCTATGAATATCTATTAGCACAGGGTGATCAAGATAATGCGCAAAAGGTTAAACAATTAGCCGGTAAGCTAGTGAAAGAAGAATTTGCGATTGCTTTTTGTGGTCATTTTTCAGCCGGAAAATCCAGTATGATTAATCGTTTAGTGGGAGAAAATATCTTGCCGTCTAGCCCCATACCAACTAGTGCAAATCTGGTCAAGGTAAAAGAGGGAGATGAATACGCAAAGGTCTTTTTTAAAAATGAAAAACCACGCTTATATCGTGCTCCCTATGATTATAAAATGGTAAAAAATTATTGTAAAGATGGAGATCTAATCAAAGAAATTGAAATAAGTTATACAGATATAAATTTGCCAAGCAAAACTGTGATTATGGATACTCCTGGTATAGATTCAGTAGATGATGCGCATCGTATTGCCACAGAGTCTGCGCTTTATCTTGCTGATTTAGTTTTTTATGTGATGGATTATAATCATGTGCAATCAGAGGTAAACTTTATGTTTATCAAAGAGTTAACTGAGGCTGGTAAAGAAGTTTATCTTGTCATTAATCAAGTAGACAAGCATTCTGATAAGGAACTTTCTTTTACTGACTTTAAAATAAGCGTAGCTGAATCTTTTGCCTCATGGGGCGTAAATCCTGCGGATATTTTTTATACTTCTTTAAAAGAAGAGAAGCATGAACATAATCAATTTCAGAGGTTGCAGGATTTTTTAGCAGAACGGCTAGAAGAAAAAGATACTTTACTCGTTAAGTCTATCTTTCATTCTCTGCAAAAATTGCTTAAAGACCATTTTGATTTAATAAATAAAAAGAATGAGCTAATGCTGAAGCCTTTTAGGGATATTTTAAATAAATTGTCGTCCAAGGAGTATGAAGATTTAGAAAATAGTTATAATGGCTTATGGCAGGAAAAAAACGATTTAATTGGTGCTGTAGAAAAGGCAGAACAGGAATTTAATTCTGAAGTGAAAAGACTCTTAGATAGTGCCTATTTAATGTCATTTCAAACTAGAGAATTAGCCCAGTCTTATCTTGAGTCGTGCCAACCAGGATTTAAGGCTGGATTTTTATTTAGAAAACAAAAAACAGAGGAAGAGCGGCAAAAAAGGTTGGATATTTTTTATCAAGATACCCTTATTAAAACTAAATCACAAGTAGAGTGGCATCTGCGGAACTTTCTCGTAAACTTTTTAAAAGATAAGCGGATTGAAAATAAAGAATTATTAGCTAAGATTCAAGATTTCCATGTAAATTTTTCAAGCCAATTATTAACCTCATTGGTAAAAGGAGGAGCCGTTTTATCAAATACCACTGTTATGAATTATACAACTGATGTAGTAAGTGAGATTAAAAGCTTTGCGAAAAATAGTTTAGAAGAGCTAAAAGATGAAATATTGACCTCTTTACAAGAGAAAAATGAGGCTGTTGAAGCTAGGATATCTGAAAAGTTAGCTGGATTTAAGCAGTATATTACTGCCTTTGAACAGGTAAAAAAGCAGGAGTCAACTGAGCAAGCTCATAGAAAAAAGATCGAAATGTTAATTAGTAATGCAGAGGCTCTGGAGGATGAGAGATGTCATTTATTTAATATAGTGGAAGAAGAATATGAAGTAGTCGATGGAAAAACTATGATAGTGCAAAAGATTCTGGAAAAAAGTAACCTGCCATTAAAAAATTCAAAGAATAAAGAGTTAACTAGCAAAGTTGTAAGCACCCCAAATAAATTAGCCCTAGATGAATCATCTGACAGGATGAAGCAGACATCAGAAAAATTAAACAAAACGGCCCAAATAATAAAAGATTTACCTGGTTTTAAAAAGCTGGCAAGTGAGTTAGAGGAAAAAGGGAATAGATTAGAAAATAAGGGCTTTACGGTTGCATTGTTTGGGGCTTTTAGTGCAGGTAAATCCTCCTTTGCAAATGCATTAATTGGTGAGAGGGTTTTACCTGTATCGCCAAATCCGATGACAGCAGCTATTAATAAAATTAAACCAGTAAATAATAAATATCAGCATGGTACTGTTATTATTAAAGTAAAAGAAGAAGTGGCAATGCTGGAGGATATAAATCATGCGTTAAAATTATTTGAATTTCATGCAGAAAGCTTAAATAATGCATTAGAAATTGTAGAAAACATTGATAGTAAATCTGGTCAACAAGGAGCATCTGAAAAAGCTAATTTTACCTTTTTACAAGCCTTTAAACGTGGGTTTAAAACGTTTAAAGGACAGTTTGGAAGTGTAATAGAAACAACAATGGATGAGTTTGGTGATTACGTTGCTAAGGAAGAAAAGTCTTGTTTTGTGGAATGGATTGATCTTTATTATGATTGTTCGCTAACACAGAGGGGTATTACACTCGTTGATACACCAGGAGCAGATTCTATTAATGCTCGTCACACCAGCGTAGCTTTTGATTATATCAAAAATTCAGACGCTATATTATTTGTGACGTATTATAATCATGCGTTTTCAAAACCTGATCGAGAATTCTTGATTCAACTAGGCCGTGTAAAGGATTCATTTCAGTTAGATAAGATGTTTTTCATAATAAATGCTATTGATTTAGCAAATAATGAGGAAGAAAAAGAAGAAGTAATCGAATATGTTCACGAGCATTTAATAAAATATGGTGTTAGAAAACCTAATTTATATTCATTATCAAGCTTACATGCACTAAAAGAAAAAAGGAAAAAGTAG
- a CDS encoding CidA/LrgA family protein, translating into MLHWLKVLFHFSILWGIYKIGDIAVSYLHIPIPGNVFGMLLLLLLLTLKIVPISWIEDGASFLLKHMAFFFIPIAVGLMAWGELFLSQGIQLISIIMIGAVITILSTAFTTLFLSKSLDKKGYK; encoded by the coding sequence ATGTTACATTGGCTAAAGGTTCTATTCCATTTTAGTATCTTGTGGGGAATTTATAAAATTGGAGATATAGCTGTTTCCTATTTACATATACCTATTCCAGGTAATGTTTTTGGTATGTTACTATTATTACTACTTTTAACACTTAAAATAGTACCTATTAGTTGGATTGAAGATGGAGCAAGTTTTTTACTTAAACATATGGCTTTCTTTTTTATTCCGATAGCAGTTGGCTTAATGGCTTGGGGCGAACTATTTTTAAGTCAAGGAATCCAGTTAATCTCTATAATTATGATTGGAGCTGTGATTACTATTCTATCCACTGCTTTTACAACATTATTTTTATCAAAATCTTTAGACAAGAAAGGTTATAAATAG
- a CDS encoding LrgB family protein has protein sequence MKILIILYSIVITILSYWFSRKLNQKYPSPFTNIVFLSTAIIIITLLLSGLSFEDYTPGKNIMTFLLGPATVALAVPLYKNITTLKKYFFPILTGIGVGVLSTVTSMAFLSNLLNFSEIIKLSLLTKSVTVPIAVEITKIIGGDPALTAAFVVATGTGGSMIAFWLLDKFKITNPICRGLAIGTTAHGQGTAIAIQEGEVQGAMSGIAMALSAIFTSFITPFFVTYFV, from the coding sequence ATGAAAATATTAATAATACTTTATTCTATTGTAATTACAATACTTAGTTATTGGTTTAGCCGTAAATTAAATCAAAAATACCCCTCACCATTTACTAATATTGTCTTTTTAAGTACTGCAATTATAATTATTACCCTCTTACTTTCAGGATTATCTTTTGAAGATTATACACCAGGTAAAAATATTATGACCTTTTTATTGGGTCCTGCAACGGTTGCCTTAGCTGTCCCTTTATATAAAAATATCACTACTTTAAAAAAATATTTTTTTCCTATTTTAACAGGTATTGGTGTTGGTGTCTTATCAACTGTTACTTCTATGGCATTTTTAAGTAATTTGCTTAATTTTAGTGAAATTATTAAACTTTCCCTCTTAACTAAATCAGTAACTGTGCCTATTGCCGTTGAAATCACTAAAATTATTGGTGGTGATCCTGCCTTAACAGCGGCCTTTGTGGTAGCTACAGGTACAGGTGGTTCTATGATTGCTTTTTGGCTACTTGATAAATTTAAAATAACCAATCCTATATGTAGAGGATTAGCTATCGGAACTACTGCTCATGGACAAGGTACAGCTATTGCCATTCAAGAAGGAGAAGTTCAAGGAGCTATGTCGGGAATTGCGATGGCCCTATCAGCAATATTTACTTCTTTTATTACCCCGTTTTTTGTTACATATTTTGTTTAA
- a CDS encoding glucosyltransferase domain-containing protein, with translation MRSSLDQESWQQMLPDTYIKNKFQNISHRFRLAFFSALIFGFITHIFMFVNKLPNGDDLESMYRNYSMITSGRWFDKVAMALSSYYSMPWVTGVVALFFLALSIAMIVSILDIKKPSNVVMTGALLTTFPILAAMFSYMFYADLYMISMFLSVSAIWLTKRYWYGLFLGALGIACSMGCYQAYIGFAIVLCILSILQMILNNEKSTKEVIFITFRYLCVGILGVILYFVVSKFCLSYFNLTLTDYQGIDQMGNTSVIHFLNIIPEAYVDFFAFFFSDLYLKNPVYVKFLYAVIFLLISVFSIIAIVRNQVYKKITIVLVPVLLGILPLAFQVILFMAPKAFLHFLMYPQYALFFVMPLFLGEAAFVRKKKTLIQWRADIFCSWIILIVSCVISYNFYLTSNISYLNLHLKYEITYATELRILDRIEQHPEYTKDTPILFVGAFPNNNHSIYPQATNNFVSGLVGINGNLVHHDLNYEGFYSNYLGVQVNLATEDQRDSVLNKLKELDMPIWPEIGSVDMVDGIMVVNINPS, from the coding sequence ATGAGGAGTAGTTTGGATCAAGAGTCTTGGCAGCAAATGCTACCAGATACTTACATAAAAAATAAGTTTCAAAATATTAGCCATCGCTTTAGGTTGGCATTTTTTTCTGCACTTATTTTTGGTTTTATAACTCATATTTTTATGTTTGTTAATAAACTCCCTAATGGGGATGATTTAGAGAGTATGTATCGAAATTATAGTATGATTACTAGTGGTCGATGGTTTGATAAAGTAGCCATGGCTCTGAGTTCTTATTATAGTATGCCTTGGGTTACAGGGGTAGTGGCTCTTTTCTTTTTGGCCCTTTCGATAGCTATGATTGTTTCTATTTTGGATATAAAAAAACCTAGTAATGTGGTAATGACGGGAGCGCTATTAACTACCTTTCCTATTTTAGCAGCGATGTTTTCTTATATGTTTTATGCAGATCTTTATATGATTTCTATGTTTTTATCTGTTAGTGCGATTTGGTTGACTAAACGGTATTGGTATGGTTTGTTTTTAGGAGCCTTAGGTATTGCTTGTTCGATGGGGTGTTACCAGGCTTATATTGGGTTTGCGATAGTTCTTTGTATTTTATCAATATTACAGATGATTCTTAACAATGAAAAGTCAACTAAAGAGGTAATATTTATTACATTTAGATACCTCTGTGTAGGAATATTAGGTGTAATCTTATATTTTGTAGTTTCAAAGTTTTGTTTATCTTACTTTAATTTAACCTTAACTGATTATCAAGGAATTGACCAAATGGGAAATACAAGCGTTATTCACTTCTTAAATATTATCCCAGAAGCCTATGTGGATTTTTTTGCTTTCTTCTTTAGTGACTTATATCTTAAAAATCCAGTCTATGTTAAATTTTTATATGCTGTGATATTTTTATTGATATCGGTATTTAGCATAATAGCAATAGTGCGTAATCAAGTTTACAAGAAGATCACCATTGTACTAGTACCTGTTCTATTAGGGATTTTGCCACTTGCTTTTCAAGTTATTTTATTTATGGCGCCAAAGGCATTCCTGCATTTTCTCATGTATCCACAGTATGCACTTTTCTTTGTGATGCCACTATTTTTAGGAGAAGCAGCTTTTGTACGAAAAAAGAAAACTTTAATCCAGTGGAGAGCAGACATTTTTTGTAGCTGGATTATATTAATCGTATCATGTGTTATTTCTTATAATTTTTATTTGACTAGTAATATTAGTTATTTAAATCTACATCTAAAATATGAAATAACCTATGCAACAGAACTACGAATATTGGATAGAATTGAGCAACATCCAGAGTATACTAAGGATACGCCAATTCTCTTTGTCGGAGCTTTTCCTAATAATAATCACTCGATATATCCTCAGGCAACAAATAATTTTGTAAGTGGGTTAGTTGGCATTAATGGAAACCTTGTACATCATGATTTGAATTATGAAGGGTTTTATAGCAATTACTTAGGGGTGCAAGTAAATCTTGCTACAGAAGATCAGAGGGATAGTGTTCTAAATAAGTTAAAAGAACTTGATATGCCAATCTGGCCAGAAATTGGATCAGTGGATATGGTTGATGGCATAATGGTAGTAAATATTAACCCTAGTTAA
- a CDS encoding GtrA family protein produces the protein MNNELFRFILVGIFNTILGVSTMFCFYNFFGLGYWGSSALSYTFGSIISFFLNKSFTFKNNDSYVSTSIKFAVNIGVCYFVAYLIAKPFVRFLLSSIGYSFSSKMIEQIAMLVGMVIFTGLNFIGQKVFVFNKEDHIYEE, from the coding sequence ATGAATAATGAACTTTTTCGGTTTATCTTAGTAGGTATTTTTAATACAATTTTAGGGGTATCTACGATGTTTTGTTTTTATAATTTCTTTGGTTTAGGTTATTGGGGATCTAGTGCTCTATCTTATACTTTTGGTAGCATTATTTCATTTTTCTTAAATAAAAGTTTTACTTTTAAAAATAATGATAGTTATGTTTCTACTAGCATAAAGTTTGCTGTTAATATAGGTGTTTGCTATTTTGTAGCCTATCTTATTGCTAAGCCTTTTGTTCGCTTTCTTTTATCTTCAATTGGATACAGTTTTAGTAGCAAGATGATTGAACAAATAGCGATGCTTGTGGGAATGGTGATATTTACAGGACTTAATTTCATAGGACAAAAGGTATTTGTGTTTAATAAGGAGGATCATATCTATGAGGAGTAG
- a CDS encoding glycosyltransferase family 2 protein, whose product MLSLVIPSYNEELNICAVAKVITQLLDQHKITYEIIFVDDGSVDQTFKMIETLAKENPKIRGIKFSRNYGKEAAIIAGLKSSKGKCCAVMDGDLQHPPEHLITMYDLWKQGYVIVEGVKTSRGKESWIYSKFSKLYYKIINNFIDMDLSGASDYKLLDRKIVDILIKLPEKDTFFRGLSLYFGFPRTTVEFEVAERASGETKWTLFGLFRYAVNSLSSFTAFPLYLITMVGSFLLLIFFILGIQTLYNYLVRGAVEGFTTVILLLLLIGSTTLISMGIIGHYIAKIYEEVKGRPRYIVEKMLPNQDLSLEGEIENE is encoded by the coding sequence ATGCTATCTTTGGTCATACCTTCATATAATGAAGAACTAAATATTTGCGCTGTTGCAAAAGTAATTACCCAGCTTTTAGATCAGCATAAGATCACCTATGAAATTATTTTTGTAGATGATGGTTCTGTAGATCAAACCTTTAAAATGATTGAAACTTTAGCGAAGGAAAACCCTAAAATTAGAGGGATTAAATTTAGTCGTAATTATGGTAAAGAAGCTGCTATCATTGCTGGCTTAAAATCCTCTAAAGGTAAATGCTGCGCTGTAATGGATGGAGACCTACAACATCCACCTGAACATCTTATTACCATGTATGATTTATGGAAACAAGGCTACGTGATTGTGGAAGGTGTTAAAACAAGTAGGGGTAAGGAAAGCTGGATTTACAGTAAATTTTCCAAGTTGTATTATAAAATTATCAATAATTTCATTGATATGGATTTAAGTGGAGCTTCAGACTATAAATTGTTGGATAGAAAAATTGTAGATATCTTGATTAAATTACCAGAAAAGGACACCTTTTTTAGGGGATTGTCCTTATATTTTGGCTTTCCTAGAACAACAGTTGAATTTGAAGTAGCAGAAAGAGCTAGTGGTGAAACTAAATGGACTTTATTTGGTTTATTTCGTTATGCAGTTAATAGTCTATCCTCTTTTACAGCTTTTCCTTTATATTTAATTACAATGGTAGGTTCGTTCCTACTATTAATATTTTTCATATTAGGTATTCAGACTTTATATAATTATTTGGTTAGAGGTGCAGTAGAAGGATTTACAACCGTTATTCTTTTGCTACTCTTGATTGGTAGCACTACATTAATTAGTATGGGAATAATTGGACACTATATTGCTAAAATTTATGAAGAAGTAAAAGGCAGACCACGCTATATTGTTGAAAAAATGTTACCTAATCAAGATTTAAGCCTGGAAGGTGAAATAGAAAATGAATAA
- a CDS encoding cupin domain-containing protein translates to MHNNYPMYPNPYCPNKPMCNPNNNCGLYPMYPYPGWYNTPYQPVQPEQPLKLKDYGPDPFVINIDKATKQNEYFRLALWTGTHLQVTLMSIKVGESVGLEVHPELDQFIRIEEGQGLVKIGDNEDNLDYVRNVYDDYIIIIPAGKWHNLINTGSKPLKLYSIYAPPEHPCGTVHRTKEDAMEDHEY, encoded by the coding sequence ATGCATAATAATTATCCAATGTATCCAAACCCTTATTGTCCTAACAAACCAATGTGTAATCCAAATAATAATTGTGGATTATATCCAATGTATCCATACCCAGGTTGGTATAACACTCCATATCAGCCAGTTCAACCTGAGCAACCTCTTAAATTAAAGGATTATGGACCAGATCCCTTTGTAATTAATATTGATAAAGCTACTAAGCAAAATGAATATTTTCGTCTTGCTTTATGGACTGGAACCCATTTACAAGTTACTTTAATGAGTATCAAAGTTGGGGAATCTGTAGGTTTAGAAGTTCATCCCGAACTCGATCAATTCATACGTATTGAAGAAGGTCAAGGACTAGTAAAAATAGGAGATAATGAAGATAATTTAGATTACGTGAGGAATGTCTATGATGACTATATAATAATTATTCCTGCTGGTAAATGGCATAACTTAATTAATACAGGTTCTAAGCCACTTAAATTATACTCTATCTATGCACCCCCTGAGCATCCATGCGGTACAGTTCATAGAACTAAAGAGGATGCAATGGAAGACCACGAATACTAA